The DNA window GCAGGCGAAGGTGATCATCCCGTTCCAGCCCAGCGCGCCGGAATGGACGTGGCCGATGGTCCAGTCGGTGTAGTGCGACAGCGAATTCACCGCCTTGATCGACAGCATCGGGCCTTCGAAGGTGCTCATCCCGTAGAAGGCCAGCGCGAGGACCATCATGCGGATGATCGGGTCGGTGCGGACCTTGTCCCAGGCGCCGTTCAGCGTCATCAGCCCGTTGATCATCCCGCCCCAGGACGGCATCCACAGCATGATCGAGAACACCATGCCCAGCGTCTGCGCCCAGTCCGGGAGCGCCGTGTAATGGAGGTGGTGCGGACCCGCCCAGATGTAGAGGAAGATCAGCGACCAGAAGTGGATGATCGAAAGGCGGTAGGAATAGACCGGCCGGTTCGCCTGCTTCGGCACGAAGTAGTACATCATCGCGAGGAATCCCGCGGTGAGGAAGAAGCCGACCGCATTGTGGCCGTACCACCACTGGGTGAGCGCATCCTGCACGCCTGCAAAGGCCGAATAGCTGCGCGTGCCCAGCAGGCTCACCGGCATTGCGAGATTGTTGACCACGTGCAGCATCGCGATTGTCACGATGAAGGCGAGGTAGAACCAGTTCGCGACGTAGATGTGCGGTTCGTGCCGGCGCAGCAGCGTGCCGACGAAGACCGCGAGATAGGCGAGCCAGACCACGGTCAGCCACAGGTCGACATACCATTCGGGCTCGGCATATTCCTTCGACTGGGTGATGCCGAGGAGATAGCCGGTCGCGGCCAGCACGATGAAGAGCTGGTAACCCCAGAACACGAAGCGGGCCATGCCGGGGAAGGCGAGCGTAGTGCGGCAGGTGCGCTGGACCACGTAGAAACTCGTCGCGATCAGCGCATTGCCGCCGAAGGCAAAGATGACCGCGCTGGTGTGGAGCGGGCGGAGGCGGCCGAAATTGAACCAGGGTTCGAAATTGATCCACGGATAGGCGAGCTGGACCGCGATCACCACGCCCGCGAGCAGGCCGGCAAGGCCCCAGAACATCGTCGCGATGACGCCCCAGCGCACGATGTCGTCATCGTAGCGTGATGGTCCGGGCGGCATCTTGAAGATGCTCTGCGCCTTAGCCATCGGGTCGTAGCTGTTGAGCGTGACCACGATCAGGATCAGCGCAACCGCTGCGACGATCCCCATGTGGATGGCAAAGCCCGCATCCTGCGCGCCCGCAATGGCCGCGATGGCCGCCAAAAGGACAAGGGCCCAGATACCGAGCCGGCTGAGTACTGCTTCCATTTCTTACGATCCCTTCCGTCAGCGCGGCCTTACGCGCCCCCGTGTCTTCCTTAATTGATCTGGATCAATTTTTGAACGTCCCGTTCCTCGCCTGACCCGTCCCGGCTTCTTCGGCCAGTTTTTCGAGATCGGTCAATCGCACGATCGAACGGCCCTCCGTCTCGACCAGCCCCGCCTCGCGCAATTCGGAGAACTGACGGCTGACGGTCTCGATCGTGAGGCCCAGGCTGTCGCCTATGTCCCTCCTGCTCATCGGTAGCAATACCTCGCATTTCCCGCAGGTTGACCCTGCCAGCCGCTCCGCCATCGAGACCAGGAAATCCGCGATCCGCTGGCGCGCGGACCGGTGGCCCAATTGCATCATCTTGGTCCGGCTGCGGTGCAGCGCCTGCAGCGAACGGGCAAGAACCGAGCGCAAGATGACCGGGTCGTCCTGCGCGACATCGAGAAATTCGTCCGATGCAAAGATCACAAGTTCCAGATCATTGAGCGCAACGAGCCGGAAATCGCCATCCGACTGGCGCAGGACGGAAACGATATCGCCTGCGAAATGGAATGCGAGGACGTGGTTGTGCGAGCGCACCGATTCGCTGTCGATGCCGTTCGCTTCGCTCGCATTGCGGGCGGCGGCCGACTGGCCGACCAGCTTGGCCGCGCCCGAGGCGACGAACACCAGCCGGTCGCCGACCGGATCGGCGGCGAGTTCCTCACCCTTGGGGATGAAGCGATATTCGCCTGCACAGCACAGCCGATCAGCCGTCCGCGAGGCACCATGGCAACCGGGCATGGCATCGCGAAACGCGGCCATGCTCAGTTTTTCGGCGGGTTGGACAAGCGTCGCCATAACGAGAGGCTGTCTGCCGCTGCGCCTGCCCTTCGTCTTTGATCCCGATCAAGCGCGGCGTTTGCGGGTTTTGATCGGGATCAATGAGGCGCCGGCGATGCTGCGGCAATCGACCACCACGGGCAGCAAGCATCCTGGGTCGCGGAGGGCGACCACTGCTGCCTTCGCAGGAAAGGGAAAATGAAAACACTCCTGATGATCACGGGCGCCGCTCTCGCGCTCGCAGCCAACCCCGCCACCGCCCAGGACCGTTCGAATGACCGCGCGGGCGATATCCAGTTCAAGGTGCTCGGCACCGCGGTCCTGCCCGATGGCGAGATCGAGCAAGTCAATGTGGACATCGTCGGCCTGCCCGCGAACACGCAGACCGCGGCAAGCGACAATTACGTGCCGACCATCGCAGTCGAATATTTCGTCACGCACAATTTTTCGGTCGAGACGATCGCAGGGATAACCCAGCACGATGTCGACGCGGTCTCGGGCCTTCCCGGCGCCGAACTGGTTTCCGACGCGCAGCTGATCCCGGCAACGGTAACCGCCAAGCTCCACTTCGATCTCGGCGACAGCATCAAGCCTTATGTCGGCGCGGGTCCGACCTATTTCCTGTGGGTCAGCGACAAGCCCGGTGCGGCGACCATACCGCTCGGCGTGACCGATACCGACCTTTCCGACGAGTTCGGTGTCGCGCTGCAGGCGGGCGTCGACGTGGCGCTCGGCGATGACGGGTTCGGACTTACACTCGATGCCAAGCGCTATTTCATCGGCACGACAGCGCGCTGGTTCGCAGGCGACGTTCTCGCGATCGAGACCGAGCACAATATCGACCCCTGGGTCCTCTCGGCGGGCGTAAGCTACCGCTTCTGATCTGCAGCGGGTATTCGCTCGGACACGAAATCGGCCCCGCCCGGCGATGCGTCGGCGGGGCCGAACCACGTCCGGAATCCCGCTGAGCGAAGCCCTGCGCAAGGGCATTGTCAGCGAACGCGCTGCGTGTAGGGTTCGCCCTTGAGAGAAGAGGGAGACTCGAAATGCTGCACGCCGTCGCACGGCCGCAATCCGACGCGCCCACCCATTGCGTGGCCGAGCAATATGCCGACATGTATCGCCGCTCGATCGAGGATCCTGACGGCTTCTGGCTCGAACAGGCTCAGCGGCTCGACTGGTACCGGGTGCCGACCAGGGGCGGCGAGTGGTCATGGGACCCGGTCGACATTAAGTGGTTTGCCGACGGCTCGCTCAACCTGTGCCACAATGCGGTCGACCGCCACCTGGAGGTGCGCGGCGATGATACGGCGATCATTTTCGAACCCGACGATCCATCC is part of the Erythrobacter litoralis genome and encodes:
- the ccoN gene encoding cytochrome-c oxidase, cbb3-type subunit I, encoding MEAVLSRLGIWALVLLAAIAAIAGAQDAGFAIHMGIVAAVALILIVVTLNSYDPMAKAQSIFKMPPGPSRYDDDIVRWGVIATMFWGLAGLLAGVVIAVQLAYPWINFEPWFNFGRLRPLHTSAVIFAFGGNALIATSFYVVQRTCRTTLAFPGMARFVFWGYQLFIVLAATGYLLGITQSKEYAEPEWYVDLWLTVVWLAYLAVFVGTLLRRHEPHIYVANWFYLAFIVTIAMLHVVNNLAMPVSLLGTRSYSAFAGVQDALTQWWYGHNAVGFFLTAGFLAMMYYFVPKQANRPVYSYRLSIIHFWSLIFLYIWAGPHHLHYTALPDWAQTLGMVFSIMLWMPSWGGMINGLMTLNGAWDKVRTDPIIRMMVLALAFYGMSTFEGPMLSIKAVNSLSHYTDWTIGHVHSGALGWNGMITFACVYFLVPRLWQKERLYSLRMINWHFWLATLGIVFYASSMWVAGITQGLMWREYGSDGFLVNSFVDTVAALNPMYWMRAFGGLLYLSGAIIMAYNIWMTIAGYQREEAPMGDTPHDEAADRPVVPQPQGARPQAEPAE
- a CDS encoding OmpW/AlkL family protein is translated as MKTLLMITGAALALAANPATAQDRSNDRAGDIQFKVLGTAVLPDGEIEQVNVDIVGLPANTQTAASDNYVPTIAVEYFVTHNFSVETIAGITQHDVDAVSGLPGAELVSDAQLIPATVTAKLHFDLGDSIKPYVGAGPTYFLWVSDKPGAATIPLGVTDTDLSDEFGVALQAGVDVALGDDGFGLTLDAKRYFIGTTARWFAGDVLAIETEHNIDPWVLSAGVSYRF
- a CDS encoding Crp/Fnr family transcriptional regulator; the encoded protein is MAAFRDAMPGCHGASRTADRLCCAGEYRFIPKGEELAADPVGDRLVFVASGAAKLVGQSAAARNASEANGIDSESVRSHNHVLAFHFAGDIVSVLRQSDGDFRLVALNDLELVIFASDEFLDVAQDDPVILRSVLARSLQALHRSRTKMMQLGHRSARQRIADFLVSMAERLAGSTCGKCEVLLPMSRRDIGDSLGLTIETVSRQFSELREAGLVETEGRSIVRLTDLEKLAEEAGTGQARNGTFKN